The following proteins are co-located in the Heliorestis convoluta genome:
- a CDS encoding DNA polymerase IV — translation MSLQKEEATILLADMNSFYASVERAHNPALQGKPVLVCGDPERRHGIILAASQEAKAYGIKTAMTVGEALALCPEAQCVLPRMALYLEISWKIQQIARTFSPLVEPYSVDELFIDTAGTEKMGTSAEEVAHRFRQRLREELNIPCSIGMSHNKFLAKMACDIEAKKSSQGIAFWRKEDIEKKLHPLPIRKMFMIGSRMERHFRNMGLLTIGDVAHYPVYYLTKRFGLRGEIYHHLAWGRDASPVLPQSLENPKGIGHSITLPRDYHQLEDIETVLLELTDQVCSRARRLQKAGRTLSLSLRSYDLTRGFHRQFSLPAPTNLSEQAFRAVKMLLHRHWNGLPVRSVSVGLDNLVDDEILQQELFVDRAQQDRLHRVIDSVRERFGTTAILRGCSLTTAGVAKDRARKIGGHEA, via the coding sequence ATGAGCCTTCAGAAAGAAGAAGCTACCATTTTACTGGCTGACATGAACTCTTTCTACGCTAGCGTAGAGAGGGCTCACAATCCAGCGCTACAGGGCAAACCTGTCCTCGTCTGTGGCGATCCAGAGCGACGTCACGGCATTATCTTAGCGGCTTCACAAGAAGCGAAAGCCTATGGCATTAAGACAGCAATGACTGTCGGAGAAGCGCTGGCTCTCTGTCCAGAAGCGCAGTGCGTCTTACCTCGCATGGCTCTTTATCTTGAAATATCTTGGAAAATACAGCAAATCGCTCGCACTTTTTCACCGCTCGTAGAACCCTATAGCGTCGATGAGCTTTTTATAGACACAGCCGGTACAGAGAAGATGGGTACGTCCGCTGAAGAAGTAGCCCATCGCTTTCGCCAACGCCTCCGCGAAGAGCTTAACATTCCCTGTTCGATTGGAATGAGCCATAACAAATTCCTAGCCAAAATGGCTTGCGACATTGAAGCCAAGAAAAGCTCTCAAGGCATCGCCTTTTGGCGAAAAGAAGATATAGAAAAAAAGCTCCATCCTCTTCCCATCAGAAAAATGTTTATGATTGGTTCCCGCATGGAGCGCCATTTTCGTAACATGGGTCTTTTGACCATTGGAGACGTAGCACACTATCCTGTCTATTATCTCACGAAGCGTTTCGGGCTCCGAGGTGAAATCTATCACCACCTGGCCTGGGGACGAGACGCCTCACCAGTCTTGCCACAATCGCTAGAAAATCCAAAAGGCATTGGCCATTCTATCACCTTGCCTCGAGACTACCACCAACTGGAAGACATTGAAACCGTTCTCTTAGAGCTTACTGATCAAGTCTGTAGTCGCGCTCGACGCCTGCAAAAAGCAGGTCGAACCCTCTCGCTTTCCCTTCGCTCCTACGATCTTACCAGAGGCTTTCATCGCCAATTCAGCCTTCCTGCGCCAACCAATCTTTCAGAGCAAGCCTTTCGTGCTGTCAAAATGCTCTTGCATCGTCACTGGAATGGCTTGCCCGTTCGTTCTGTTTCCGTAGGTCTTGATAACCTAGTAGACGATGAGATATTGCAACAAGAACTTTTTGTAGATCGGGCCCAACAAGATCGCCTGCATCGTGTTATAGACAGTGTTAGAGAACGCTTCGGTACGACAGCCATTTTACGGGGCTGCTCCTTAACAACAGCAGGTGTTGCCAAAGATAGAGCCCGAAAAATCGGAGGGCACGAAGCCTAA
- a CDS encoding peptidoglycan-binding protein, which produces MKRKLTIAALSVFLLLAMTISMVFATTEEMTGLAVVERGAYLRTEPKLNATRIQLVPKGETLVVLEQANQYWQKVQTQNGRIGYITTNPTYVKAIPSNVNATLQLERSLKRGDRGNDVVEVQMRLTNLGFYTGRVDGDFGPMTHRAVENFQREHNLIVDGVVGPQTTRKLNELLAGNGQAAAPVAAPVAAPANNNSAAPVTGSNDTAPAGQASVTTKTLGQGTSWATEMYVIKGAKEGPTVMIVGGVHGNEPAGFRAARQIKDWKIENGTLIVIPDANKVGISNNRRNSSFGDLNRAFPQSNGATASDALSRAIWSEYQAYKPQYVLDLHEGYDYNVQNRNSVGQTIIYHPSGQMQSFANKLTAELNKNLPSTKRFNVLRNPVGGSLARAAGLHGSEAAIFETCTKDPINTRVQYQIKAVEMFFDHAGMKRQ; this is translated from the coding sequence TTGAAACGTAAACTGACAATTGCAGCTCTTTCTGTCTTCTTATTGTTGGCCATGACCATTTCTATGGTTTTTGCTACGACGGAAGAAATGACAGGTCTGGCTGTTGTAGAAAGAGGCGCCTATTTACGGACAGAACCGAAACTAAATGCAACTCGAATTCAGCTTGTTCCCAAGGGAGAGACACTTGTTGTCTTAGAACAAGCGAATCAGTACTGGCAGAAAGTACAGACCCAAAATGGTCGAATTGGCTATATTACCACCAATCCGACTTATGTGAAAGCCATTCCTAGCAATGTGAATGCTACGCTTCAATTGGAGCGTTCTCTAAAAAGAGGCGATCGTGGTAACGATGTTGTAGAAGTGCAAATGCGACTGACCAATCTTGGCTTTTATACGGGTCGTGTCGATGGTGACTTCGGTCCTATGACCCATCGAGCGGTAGAGAACTTCCAAAGAGAGCACAATCTAATTGTTGATGGTGTAGTAGGCCCGCAGACGACAAGAAAGCTCAATGAACTTCTAGCTGGAAATGGTCAGGCTGCAGCACCTGTAGCAGCGCCTGTAGCAGCACCAGCCAATAACAATAGTGCAGCCCCTGTAACAGGAAGCAATGACACGGCGCCAGCGGGACAAGCTTCTGTGACGACCAAAACACTGGGTCAGGGTACTTCCTGGGCAACAGAAATGTATGTGATTAAAGGTGCCAAGGAAGGTCCTACCGTGATGATCGTAGGCGGTGTTCATGGTAATGAGCCTGCTGGTTTTCGTGCCGCTCGTCAAATCAAAGACTGGAAGATTGAAAATGGTACTTTGATTGTTATTCCTGATGCTAACAAAGTCGGTATTAGTAACAATCGCCGGAATTCTTCTTTTGGTGACTTGAACAGAGCCTTCCCACAAAGCAATGGTGCTACGGCTAGCGATGCTCTATCCAGAGCAATCTGGAGTGAGTATCAGGCTTACAAGCCTCAATATGTTCTAGACCTGCATGAAGGATACGATTATAATGTGCAGAACCGAAACTCTGTAGGACAGACGATTATCTATCATCCTTCTGGTCAGATGCAAAGCTTTGCCAACAAACTGACAGCTGAATTGAACAAAAACTTGCCGTCTACAAAGCGCTTTAATGTTCTTCGCAACCCTGTAGGTGGCAGTCTGGCTCGTGCTGCTGGTCTTCATGGGTCTGAAGCAGCTATTTTTGAGACTTGCACTAAAGATCCGATTAACACAAGAGTGCAGTATCAAATCAAAGCTGTGGAAATGTTCTTTGACCATGCTGGTATGAAGCGTCAGTAA
- a CDS encoding helix-hairpin-helix domain-containing protein — protein sequence MENKKRIYYIAGAIVIALVVGMLLQGSRFYSNERVINLPNEAHAQNQSDRSKDNAYDEVEEEGPSIFIHITGAVQNPGVYRLQEGSRMEDALQLAYPMEEADIEVLNRASLLIDGQKVIVPLRQDSAVEAHLVLASHNNNNSQGSAITASGLVNINRAESRDLEQLPGIGPALAQKIIDHRTTQGPFRKVEDLQNVAGIGAKKYADLRDKIAVVD from the coding sequence GTGGAAAACAAAAAAAGGATCTATTACATTGCTGGTGCAATTGTAATCGCCCTTGTGGTCGGCATGCTTTTGCAAGGAAGTCGTTTTTATTCTAATGAAAGAGTCATTAACTTGCCCAATGAAGCCCATGCACAAAATCAAAGTGATAGAAGCAAAGATAATGCTTATGATGAGGTAGAAGAAGAAGGGCCTTCTATCTTTATACATATTACAGGTGCTGTACAAAATCCTGGTGTCTATCGTCTGCAAGAGGGGAGTCGTATGGAAGATGCTCTCCAACTTGCTTATCCAATGGAAGAAGCGGACATTGAAGTTTTAAACCGAGCTTCTTTACTCATTGATGGACAAAAGGTAATTGTACCTTTGCGTCAAGATAGCGCGGTAGAAGCGCATCTAGTATTGGCCAGTCACAATAATAACAACAGTCAGGGAAGTGCCATTACCGCCAGTGGGTTGGTTAATATCAATCGAGCAGAAAGCAGGGATTTAGAGCAATTGCCAGGCATTGGCCCAGCGTTAGCGCAAAAAATTATTGATCATCGTACGACCCAGGGGCCTTTTCGTAAAGTAGAAGACTTGCAGAATGTTGCTGGAATTGGGGCGAAGAAATATGCTGATCTTCGCGACAAGATTGCTGTTGTAGATTAA
- a CDS encoding YlmC/YmxH family sporulation protein — MIKISDLRTRDIVNVTDGRRLGVIKDIDIDPEMGKVKALILPAQGRIMGLFGKGGDDLIVPWDKIKKIGIDVILVELNHLGEPFHQDIG, encoded by the coding sequence TTGATTAAGATCTCAGATCTGCGAACTCGTGATATTGTAAATGTGACAGATGGTCGGCGGTTGGGCGTTATTAAAGATATTGATATTGATCCAGAAATGGGCAAGGTAAAAGCACTGATATTGCCTGCCCAGGGACGTATTATGGGTCTTTTTGGTAAGGGTGGCGATGATTTAATTGTACCTTGGGATAAAATCAAAAAAATTGGTATTGATGTGATTCTTGTAGAATTAAATCATCTTGGTGAGCCTTTTCATCAAGATATTGGCTAA
- the nrdR gene encoding transcriptional regulator NrdR, with amino-acid sequence MYCLYCGHSETKVIDTRSAEDGRAIRRRRECSDCNRRFTTLEKAEEMPLLVRKKDGSLELFDRDKLAKGLLRACEKRPVATDQIEALVFSVERDLRNQCSREVTAQQIGELVMEKLRDLDEVAYVRFASVYRQFKDLNRFLEEVERLLLKNK; translated from the coding sequence ATGTATTGTCTATACTGTGGTCATTCTGAGACCAAGGTCATAGATACCCGTTCTGCTGAAGACGGAAGAGCGATTCGACGGCGCAGAGAATGTTCTGACTGTAATAGACGCTTTACAACTCTAGAGAAAGCAGAAGAGATGCCTCTATTGGTCCGTAAAAAAGATGGTTCCTTAGAGCTTTTTGATCGAGACAAGCTTGCGAAGGGACTGCTAAGGGCGTGTGAAAAGCGGCCTGTTGCGACGGATCAAATTGAGGCGCTTGTTTTTTCTGTGGAAAGAGATCTACGCAACCAATGTAGTCGAGAAGTGACGGCGCAACAGATTGGGGAGCTTGTTATGGAAAAGTTGCGTGATCTAGATGAAGTTGCTTATGTGCGATTTGCTTCTGTCTATCGTCAATTTAAAGACTTGAATCGGTTTTTAGAAGAAGTAGAGAGACTTTTACTGAAGAATAAGTAG
- a CDS encoding anaerobic ribonucleoside triphosphate reductase, with product MFNQIRKRDGRVVDFNESKITDAIFKAAKAVGGEDRHMAMELTLQVIRALKAKYNGHIFSVEDVQDMVEKVLIEEGHARTAKAYIIYRSQRTRIRDARSDLMDAVQEILRETSRENANVSNSPSAKVLQISEVASVNYYLNRVIPEEESAAHRNGDIYIHDLAWYGKTMTCLQIPLSRLLAKGFDNGHGYIRPPKSIKTAAALAAIILQSNQNDMHGGQSYASFDSDLAPYVKSEYERQKEELLKDFQSLDLEVSPEKADQLVRRRVEAETYQAMEGFIYNLNTMHSRAGAQVPFSSINFGTDTSWEGRLITGTFLKAYARGLGKGEAPIFPNVCFKIKKGVNYNPEDKNYDLFQLSMKVACKRLFPNFAFQDASFNKPYSEQGEEVAYMGCRTRVIGNVVGPEVTEGRGNLSFTSINLPRLGLRAEGNLERFWSLLDETIELVVQQLLTRYTVQSNLKVRDFPFLMGQRLYLDSEQLGPHDTIESSIQHGTLSMGFIGLAECLIALVGSHHGESAKAQDLGLKIVAHMRARLDQETQKRKLNFSLLATPAEGLSGKFTAKDRGLFGIVEGITDREWYTNSFHVPVDYKIGAFEKIAIEGPYHKYCNAGHISYVELPSAPEHNLQAFESLIKAMYDADMGYGAINFPVDICKSCGYYGVIPEDSCCKCGEGAITRVRRITGYLSTLDHFNDAKKKEEASRRVHYNPKSDCCH from the coding sequence TTGTTCAACCAGATTCGCAAAAGAGATGGACGGGTCGTTGATTTTAATGAATCAAAGATTACCGATGCCATTTTCAAAGCAGCGAAAGCAGTCGGTGGGGAAGACCGCCATATGGCGATGGAATTGACGCTACAAGTGATACGTGCTTTGAAAGCAAAATACAATGGACATATTTTTTCGGTTGAAGATGTGCAAGACATGGTAGAAAAGGTTTTGATTGAAGAAGGCCATGCTCGAACTGCAAAAGCATACATAATCTATCGCAGCCAGCGTACAAGAATTCGTGATGCTCGTTCTGACTTGATGGATGCTGTACAAGAGATTCTGAGAGAAACGAGTCGTGAAAATGCCAACGTGTCGAACAGCCCTTCCGCCAAGGTTCTTCAGATTTCTGAAGTAGCTTCGGTGAACTACTACTTAAACCGCGTTATTCCTGAAGAAGAATCGGCAGCTCATCGCAATGGTGATATTTATATTCATGATCTGGCTTGGTACGGCAAAACGATGACTTGTTTGCAAATCCCATTAAGTAGATTGTTAGCCAAAGGTTTTGATAATGGTCACGGCTATATTCGTCCTCCCAAAAGTATTAAGACAGCAGCAGCGTTAGCAGCGATTATTTTGCAGTCGAATCAGAATGACATGCATGGCGGTCAGTCTTATGCATCTTTCGATTCCGATCTAGCTCCTTATGTGAAGTCTGAGTATGAACGCCAAAAAGAAGAGCTTCTAAAGGATTTTCAGTCTTTGGATCTTGAGGTTTCTCCGGAAAAGGCCGATCAATTGGTTCGACGCCGTGTAGAAGCGGAGACTTATCAAGCTATGGAAGGCTTTATCTATAACCTCAACACGATGCACAGCCGTGCAGGGGCCCAGGTGCCTTTTTCATCGATTAATTTTGGTACCGATACTTCTTGGGAAGGTCGGCTTATTACAGGCACTTTTCTCAAAGCATATGCACGAGGCTTAGGCAAGGGAGAAGCGCCTATATTCCCCAATGTTTGTTTTAAAATCAAAAAAGGCGTTAACTATAATCCCGAAGATAAGAACTATGATCTGTTTCAATTATCGATGAAGGTAGCATGCAAACGTCTCTTCCCAAACTTTGCTTTTCAAGACGCATCTTTCAACAAGCCTTACAGTGAGCAAGGTGAAGAAGTGGCTTATATGGGTTGCCGTACCCGAGTCATTGGCAATGTAGTAGGGCCTGAAGTTACAGAAGGTCGTGGGAATCTCTCTTTTACAAGCATTAACTTACCTCGGCTAGGCCTTCGTGCAGAAGGCAATCTAGAGCGCTTCTGGTCTCTCCTTGATGAAACGATTGAACTGGTCGTTCAACAGTTGCTAACTCGTTATACCGTTCAGAGCAACTTAAAAGTCCGAGATTTTCCTTTTCTCATGGGGCAACGCCTTTATCTAGATAGTGAACAATTAGGGCCTCATGATACGATAGAATCGTCGATTCAACATGGCACTTTGTCTATGGGTTTCATTGGCTTGGCCGAATGCCTTATCGCCTTGGTGGGGAGTCACCATGGGGAATCAGCAAAAGCGCAAGATCTAGGTCTTAAAATTGTGGCTCATATGCGAGCGCGCCTTGATCAAGAGACCCAAAAGAGGAAACTTAATTTCTCTTTGCTAGCTACGCCCGCTGAAGGATTGTCTGGGAAGTTTACAGCGAAAGACAGAGGTCTTTTCGGGATTGTAGAAGGTATCACCGATCGAGAGTGGTACACCAACTCTTTTCATGTTCCAGTCGATTATAAGATTGGTGCGTTCGAAAAAATCGCCATTGAAGGACCTTATCATAAATATTGCAATGCAGGCCATATCTCTTATGTGGAACTGCCTTCAGCACCGGAGCATAACTTACAAGCTTTTGAAAGCTTAATTAAAGCCATGTATGACGCCGACATGGGTTATGGAGCTATTAATTTTCCCGTTGATATCTGTAAATCTTGTGGTTACTACGGTGTTATTCCCGAAGATTCTTGTTGCAAATGTGGTGAAGGCGCCATTACACGAGTTCGACGCATTACAGGCTATCTTTCTACACTGGATCATTTTAACGATGCCAAGAAAAAGGAAGAAGCGAGCCGGAGAGTCCATTACAATCCCAAATCGGATTGCTGTCATTGA
- the nrdG gene encoding anaerobic ribonucleoside-triphosphate reductase activating protein yields the protein MITLRLAGIVKDSIVDGPGIRATLFAQGCLHHCPGCHNPQTHDLTKGQEMSIDEIVTILEKTTYLDGVTFSGGEPFLQAQAFALLGQKIRARGMHLIIYTGYTFEQIIALAEHERSYLDLLEQANWLIDGLFREEEKDLSLPFRGSRNQRIIDVKESIRTGNVIPVMD from the coding sequence ATGATTACACTACGATTGGCAGGCATCGTAAAAGATAGCATTGTTGATGGGCCTGGAATTCGAGCTACTCTTTTTGCACAAGGTTGTCTTCATCATTGTCCTGGTTGCCACAACCCGCAAACGCATGATTTGACGAAAGGGCAAGAGATGTCCATCGATGAAATTGTAACGATTCTTGAAAAAACAACATATCTAGATGGAGTAACTTTTTCTGGCGGTGAACCTTTTTTGCAAGCCCAGGCCTTTGCGTTACTAGGGCAAAAGATTCGTGCTCGGGGAATGCATCTCATCATTTATACAGGTTATACTTTCGAACAAATTATAGCGCTGGCGGAGCATGAGAGAAGCTACCTTGATTTGTTAGAGCAAGCGAACTGGTTAATCGATGGTCTCTTTAGAGAAGAAGAAAAAGATTTGTCTCTGCCTTTTCGAGGCTCAAGAAATCAACGAATTATTGACGTGAAAGAATCAATTCGGACAGGTAACGTGATTCCAGTGATGGATTGA
- the pgeF gene encoding peptidoglycan editing factor PgeF, whose protein sequence is MPEKKWSQQREGDFVFFHPHWPSGAIGAVSTRYGGVSSRPYDSLNLAFHVQDEEARVWENRERLTQTLGLSSSQWATVNQVHGTKVHWIEKEECHDFARREGIELLDGDGIATEVPSLPLAVFGADCALLLYYDPIDRRIGAVHAGWRGTVAGLPALMVQEFKQRGSLIDNIHVAIGPAIGPCCYPVGPEVVAAFKEKWSFADQLFSPEDKDGTVRLHLLKAIELQLEEVGLLGEQVSSLDLCTSCHDDIFYSYRRAHGQTGRHGALIMLTEER, encoded by the coding sequence TTGCCAGAGAAGAAGTGGTCACAGCAGCGTGAAGGCGATTTTGTCTTTTTCCATCCCCATTGGCCATCTGGTGCGATTGGTGCCGTTAGTACAAGATATGGGGGCGTTAGCTCTAGACCTTATGATAGTCTGAACCTAGCCTTTCATGTTCAAGATGAAGAAGCTAGGGTTTGGGAAAATCGAGAGCGGCTTACCCAGACCCTGGGCTTATCTTCATCGCAATGGGCTACTGTGAATCAAGTACATGGTACGAAAGTACACTGGATTGAAAAAGAAGAGTGCCATGATTTTGCAAGACGAGAAGGCATAGAGCTTCTCGATGGAGATGGCATTGCGACGGAGGTTCCTTCCTTGCCTTTGGCTGTTTTTGGCGCTGACTGTGCTTTACTGCTCTACTATGATCCAATAGATAGAAGAATTGGTGCAGTTCATGCTGGTTGGAGAGGCACTGTTGCTGGTTTACCAGCTCTCATGGTTCAAGAATTCAAGCAACGAGGTAGCCTTATTGACAATATACATGTAGCCATAGGCCCTGCCATTGGTCCTTGTTGCTATCCTGTTGGCCCAGAGGTGGTGGCAGCTTTTAAGGAAAAATGGTCTTTTGCGGATCAGCTTTTTTCTCCTGAAGATAAAGATGGAACAGTGCGACTTCATCTTTTAAAGGCCATTGAACTTCAACTTGAAGAGGTCGGACTTTTAGGAGAGCAAGTTTCATCGCTTGATTTATGTACATCTTGCCATGATGATATTTTTTATTCTTATCGTCGTGCTCATGGTCAGACAGGCCGTCATGGTGCCTTGATTATGTTAACAGAAGAAAGGTAG
- a CDS encoding response regulator transcription factor, producing MAKILVVEDDSNILELVKFNLEKEGHQVEEALDGESAIIKLQEELPDLVILDLMLPRLDGLEVCRRIRSRSRSSNLPVMMLTAKGEEVDKVLGLEMGADDYMTKPFSPRELVARVKALLRRSHRGEASASGPIHVAELSIDVERYEVWINGRKQDLTPKEFELLRWLASNPGKVFNREFLLERVWGYDYYGDSRTVDVHIRHIRQKIEKDPSNPRYIETVRGVGYKFRDPAEMG from the coding sequence ATGGCTAAGATTTTAGTTGTTGAAGATGACAGCAATATTTTAGAACTTGTTAAGTTTAACCTAGAAAAAGAAGGCCATCAGGTAGAAGAAGCTCTTGATGGCGAAAGCGCTATTATAAAGTTACAAGAAGAATTGCCCGATTTGGTAATATTAGATCTGATGCTTCCTCGCCTTGATGGTCTTGAAGTATGTCGGAGAATTCGTTCACGGTCTCGTTCCTCGAACTTGCCTGTTATGATGCTTACAGCAAAGGGTGAGGAAGTAGATAAAGTATTAGGATTAGAGATGGGTGCCGACGACTACATGACCAAGCCTTTTAGTCCTCGCGAACTGGTGGCAAGAGTCAAGGCTCTATTAAGAAGAAGCCACCGCGGTGAAGCTTCTGCTAGCGGACCTATTCATGTTGCTGAATTGTCCATTGATGTAGAAAGGTATGAAGTCTGGATTAACGGACGCAAGCAAGATCTAACACCGAAAGAATTTGAATTATTGCGATGGTTGGCTTCTAATCCTGGTAAAGTATTTAACCGTGAGTTTTTGTTGGAACGTGTCTGGGGTTATGACTATTACGGCGATAGTAGAACAGTAGATGTACATATTCGCCATATTAGACAGAAAATCGAGAAGGACCCAAGCAATCCTAGATATATCGAAACTGTACGAGGCGTGGGATATAAATTCCGCGATCCAGCGGAAATGGGATGA
- the pnpS gene encoding two-component system histidine kinase PnpS: MRKPYSIKIIIVYTYLFLLLIPAIGLFIFGPAMEDRLQTAWWFLGYLVLSTGLVYVWAGKISRTLDDVRRAVEDMKDGAMPRLYGIQREGELGQLASAIRTTAESLQKEIRDLNQEKDKFETVLGSMVEGVVGFDRHGRILLVNEAAEKMLLIDADKAKGKLLVEVIRNRELETVFSHTLQSGEAGRQEIQLWPNRWLIYRVQVIPFWSEKRLRGAVMVLQDITEVRRLEQMRTEFVANVSHELRTPLTSIKGFVETLLDGALEDKKVSQRFLSIIDAETDRLQRLIEDLLKLSHIESHREAIFQGETDAVPEIYRIRSLLTPMAQEKDVILHFEVERSLVLVPLTSDHLQQVLVNLVENAIKYNKKGGVVHLRAFQKEGLVQITIKDTGIGIPEESLPRIFERFYRVDKARSRDIGGTGLGLAIVKHIVEGSGGTIAVTSRVGQGTTFSISFSSVNNLTRT; encoded by the coding sequence TTGAGAAAACCTTATAGCATCAAAATAATTATTGTTTACACCTATCTTTTTCTTTTGTTAATACCAGCGATTGGTTTATTTATTTTCGGACCTGCTATGGAAGATAGGTTGCAGACGGCTTGGTGGTTCCTGGGCTACCTTGTGCTCTCAACGGGGCTTGTCTATGTCTGGGCTGGAAAAATAAGTCGCACCCTTGATGATGTAAGACGAGCTGTAGAGGATATGAAAGATGGCGCCATGCCTAGACTTTATGGCATTCAAAGAGAAGGAGAGTTAGGTCAACTAGCCTCAGCCATTCGAACTACGGCAGAAAGCTTACAAAAGGAAATACGAGACTTAAATCAAGAAAAGGATAAGTTTGAAACAGTACTCGGTTCTATGGTAGAAGGCGTTGTCGGCTTTGATCGACATGGTCGTATCCTATTAGTCAATGAAGCAGCCGAAAAAATGTTATTGATTGATGCAGATAAGGCCAAGGGGAAGCTCCTTGTAGAAGTAATCCGGAATAGAGAACTAGAAACAGTATTTTCTCATACTTTACAAAGCGGTGAGGCAGGGCGACAAGAAATTCAACTTTGGCCCAATCGATGGTTGATCTATCGAGTGCAGGTCATTCCTTTCTGGTCAGAAAAGCGCCTTCGCGGTGCTGTTATGGTTCTTCAGGATATTACAGAAGTAAGACGCTTAGAGCAGATGCGAACAGAGTTTGTAGCGAATGTCTCCCATGAATTGCGAACCCCTCTGACTTCGATCAAAGGATTTGTAGAAACGTTACTCGATGGTGCTCTTGAAGATAAAAAAGTATCTCAACGATTTTTATCTATCATTGATGCTGAAACGGATCGCTTACAGCGTCTTATCGAAGACTTGCTAAAACTATCTCATATAGAAAGCCACCGCGAAGCGATCTTTCAAGGTGAAACAGATGCTGTACCAGAGATCTATCGAATTAGAAGTTTATTAACGCCGATGGCGCAGGAGAAGGATGTAATACTACACTTTGAAGTAGAAAGGTCTTTGGTGTTGGTGCCTCTTACGTCCGATCATCTGCAACAAGTTCTCGTCAACCTCGTTGAAAATGCCATTAAATACAATAAAAAAGGTGGTGTCGTTCACCTTCGGGCCTTTCAGAAAGAGGGACTGGTACAAATCACGATAAAAGATACGGGAATTGGTATTCCTGAAGAAAGCTTACCAAGAATCTTTGAGCGCTTTTATCGAGTTGATAAAGCTCGTTCCAGAGATATTGGAGGTACCGGGCTAGGTCTAGCCATTGTAAAGCATATTGTGGAAGGCAGTGGTGGAACCATCGCCGTAACTTCTCGTGTAGGCCAAGGAACGACTTTTTCGATTTCTTTTTCAAGCGTTAACAATTTAACGAGAACTTAA